The segment GGTATGTGTGGACCTCCGGCAGGTGGGAGACCACGATAATAGGAATATTAAGCCTGTCCTTAAGCTGCAGGATGACATCCATGACCTCCTGCTTGGTATCAGGACCTGTCATGGTCACAGGCTCGTCAAGAAGTAAAAGACGTGGCTGGGCAGCAAGCTGGCGAGCAACGATAAGACGCTGTTTCTCACCACCGCTCAGCAAATTGGATGAATGGAGTGCTTTTTTCTCAAGCCCCACAAGCCTAAGGTATGCCATGGAACGTTCGTATAGTTCGTCATAATGAGGTGCATCCGGTTCAGGAAGTGCTTCATACCCAACATAATGGCTGTTCAGCCTGCGGATAAGGTTTTCGATGGCCGGTCCATTCCAGAGACCGAAATTGCGCTGGAAATGAATAGCCGTACCCCTGCCAAGAAGTTTAGAACCATCAGCAGAATCGTTTGTGATTAATGAGTCGTCCAGCTCAATACCACCGCTATTGAAAGGCTCAGCTCCCCTTAAAATCTTAAGAAGGGTCGTTTTTCCACTGCCACTCTTACCTGTGATACCGAGGATCTCACCGTTGGAAACTTCGAAGCTGATACCATCCAGGACACGCATATCGCCTGAAGATGTCTCATAATCTTTCACAATATCGGAAACTCTGAGCATAATTAAACCCCCAACAGCATCCACTGATCATTTTTTGATAGCTGATACAAGCTCTTCTATCTTGTTCCTGACATCTTCGGTCTCTTCGACGATCGTACCGGTAACGATCATATCAGCACCGGCATCTGCACAGATCTTTGCAGTCATACCGTCGCGGATACCGCCACCAACGATCAACTTGTTGTCTCCGAGAACGTGTTTTACCGCACCAATGGTAGCGGGAGTCACCGGCTGGTCTGCGCCTGAGCCGGCCTCAAGATAGGTATAATGCATTCCCATGTATTTTCCCGCAAGGGAATAAGCTACTGCGAGCTCCGGCTTGTTGCGGGGAATGAGCTTTGCATCGCCCACCCAGCCAACAGTTCCTCCGGGCTCGGTAATAATGTATGCCATGGAAATGGGTTCTATCCCGTACTTGTAAACAAGTGGAGCCCCCATTGCCTGATTCGTAGTGACATAGTTGATGTCACGGGAATTCAGGAGGCTCATGAAAAGGACGGCATCAGCGTGGATGCTTAAGCCGCCGGCATTTCCCGGGAAAAGAATAGTAGGAACATTTGTCTGTTCCTTTATCTTCAAAAGGGTCTGATCCAGTGCCAGACCTCCGGCTCCAGTGGAACCACCGATCATGATAGCATCGGTACCCCCATCCACTGCAGCTTTTGCAATATCTGCAGCAACTTCGGGGGGCTGTGATGCCGGATCGATAAGAGTTAAGTGAACTGTACCTTCGCGTTCTGCGATATCGTTGAGG is part of the Methanococcoides methylutens MM1 genome and harbors:
- a CDS encoding geranylgeranylglyceryl/heptaprenylglyceryl phosphate synthase encodes the protein MKVEEYLNDIAEREGTVHLTLIDPASQPPEVAADIAKAAVDGGTDAIMIGGSTGAGGLALDQTLLKIKEQTNVPTILFPGNAGGLSIHADAVLFMSLLNSRDINYVTTNQAMGAPLVYKYGIEPISMAYIITEPGGTVGWVGDAKLIPRNKPELAVAYSLAGKYMGMHYTYLEAGSGADQPVTPATIGAVKHVLGDNKLIVGGGIRDGMTAKICADAGADMIVTGTIVEETEDVRNKIEELVSAIKK